From a region of the Falco peregrinus isolate bFalPer1 chromosome 5, bFalPer1.pri, whole genome shotgun sequence genome:
- the HAPLN4 gene encoding hyaluronan and proteoglycan link protein 4, with protein sequence MRPQSPWAAGPAALLLLAGVLASDPPLSTRGRKKVVHVMEGDSGAVVVQTAPGKVVTHRGGTIILPCRYHYDVSAHDPAEIRLKWTKVTEPMAFVDVFVALGKARRAFGSYRGRTALQEDGFGDASLIIRNVTLQDYGRYECEVTNELEDDTGMVKLDLEGVIFPYHPRLGRYTLNFHEAQQACLEQDGILASHDQLHQAWLEGMDWCNAGWLEDGSVQYPISRPREECGRKDTPVGVRNYGYRHKESEHYDAFCFTSNLNGKVYFLKTYRKLSYAEAVQACKNNGAAVAKVGQLYAAWKIQLLDRCEAGWLEDGSIRYPIVNPRARCGGREPGVRNLGFPDKKYKLFGVYCFKKAGQAAPEKALGGGHPNRV encoded by the exons ATGCGTCCCCAAAGTCCCTGGGCGGCCggcccagcagctctgctgctcctcgCTGGTGTCCTCGCCTCCGACCCGCCGCTCAGCACCCGGGGACGGAAGAAGGTGGTCCATGTCATGG AGGGTGACAGCGGGGCCGTGGTCGTGCAGACAGCCCCGGGGAAGGTGGTGACACACCGGGGCGGCACCATCATCCTGCCCTGCCGGTACCACTACGACGTGTCCGCCCACGACCCGGCCGAGATCCGCCTCAAGTGGACCAAGGTGACAGAGCCCATGGCCTTCGTGGATGTCTTTGTGGCGCTGGGGAAGGCGCGGCGGGCGTTTGGCAGCTACCGCGGCCGCACGGCTCTGCAGGAGGATGGCTTCGGCGACGCCTCACTCATCATCCGCAACGTCACCCTGCAAGACTATGGCCGCTATGAGTGCGAGGTCACCAACGAGCTGGAGGATGACACCGGCATGGTCAAGCTGGACCTCGAAG GCGTGATCTTCCCCTACCACCCGCGGCTGGGTCGCTACACCCTGAACTTCCACGAGGCGCAGCAGGCGTGCCTGGAGCAGGACGGCATCCTGGCCTCGCACGACCAGCTGCACCAGGCCTGGCTGGAGGGCATGGACTGGTGCAATGCCGGCTGGCTGGAGGATGGCTCCGTGCAGTATCCCATCTCCCGGCCGCGGGAGGAGTGCGGCCGCAAGGACACGCCGGTGGGGGTACGCAACTACGGCTACCGACACAAGGAAAGCGAGCACTATGACGCCTTCTGCTTCACCTCCAATCTCAACG GCAAAGTCTACTTCTTGAAGACCTACCGCAAGCTGAGCTACGCCGAGGCGGTGCAGGCCTGCAAGAACAACGGGGCGGCTGTGGCCAAGGTGGGCCAGCTCTACGCCGCCTGGAAGATCCAGCTGCTGGACCGCTGcgaggctggctggctggaggatggCAGCATCCGCTACCCCATCGTCAACCCCCGGGCACGCTGCGGGGGCCGGGAGCCCGGCGTGCGCAACCTGGGCTTCCCAGACAAGAAGTACAAGCTTTTTGGGGTTTATTGCTTCAAAAAAGCTGGCCAGGCTGCCCCCGAGAAGGCGCTGGGTGGGGGGCATCCCAATCGCGTGTGA